Below is a window of Oceanibaculum nanhaiense DNA.
CCGGCATTGATCTGATAGCTGCCCGGCAGGACCAGCTCGACCTCCTGCTCCTCGATATCAAGCACGAAACGTACCCGCCCCCTGCCCTGCCCCTGGCTCTGGAACAGGGTCTTCAGATGCGTCAGCGGCGCCTCGTCACGCAGGAACACTTTCAGCCCGGTCACCGCGTTCGCCACGGCGCGGTCCAGCGGTTCGATGGCGTTGGCGAGCAGCCGGTAGCTCTCGCCCTCCGCCCGCGCATCGGCCGTCACCAGCAACGGCTGGCCGCTCTCGATCAGCTCCCGGCTGGTCGCCAGGATTTCCGAGAACAGCGTCACCTCGAACACGCCGGCGCGGTCGGTCAGCGTGACGAACGCGAAGCGGTTGCCGGATTTCGACATGCGTTCCTGCTTGCTGACCAGATTGCCGGCCAGCTTCACCCGCTTGGAGCCGCCGCTGGCGGCCAGCAAGGGCAGCAGGTTGGCGGATTCGACAACCTCGATGCGTTGCAGCGAGGTGCCGTAGGCATCCAGCGGATGCGCCGAGAGATAGAAGCCCAGCGCATCGAACTCGTATTGCAGCTTCTCCATGATCGGCCAGTCCGGGCGCTCGCGCAGCGGAATGGTCGGGGTCTCGTTGGCGGCACCGGCGAACAGGCTGACCTGGCTGCTGGTGCGGTCCTGCGCCGCGGCACTGGCATGGCGCAACAGGGTTTCCAGCCCCTCATAAAGTTTGGCGCGATTCTTCTCCAGCCCGTCAAAGGCACCGGAGGCGACCAGATTTTCCAGCTGCCGCTTGTTCAGGCTGCGCGGGTCGGCGCGCTGCGCGAAATCCCCAAGGCTTTTGAAGGGGCCGGCCTGCCGCCGTTCCTCCACCACCAGCCCCATCGCCTGCGCGCCGACATTCTTCACCGCCGCCAGGGCGTAGCGGATGGCCCCCTTGTCTTCCGGCTTCGCGCGCTCGACCGAGAACACCACCTCGGAACGGTTGATGTCCGGCGGCAGCAGGCCGATGTCGAGGCGCTGCAATTCCTGGCGGAACACATTCAGCTTGTCGGTGTTGCCCATGTCGAAGGTCATCGAGGCGGCGAGGAATTCGACCGGGTAATTCGCCTTCAGATAGGCCGTCTGGTAGGCAACCAGCGCATAGGCCGCCGCATGGCTCTTGTTAAAGCCGTAGCCGGCGAATTTCGCCACCTGATCGAAGATGTCCGAAGCCTTGTTGGCCGGCACGCCGCGTTCCACCGCGCCATCGACGAACAGCTTGCGCTGGTCGTCCATCTCCTCCTTGATCTTCTTGCCCATGGCGCGGCGCAGCAGGTCGGCACTGCCCAGGCTGTAGCCCGACAGCACCTGGGCGATCTGCATCACCTGTTCCTGGTAGATCATGATCCCGTAGGTCTCGTTCAGGATCGTTTCCAGGCTGGGATAGAGATAGTCCGGCGCTTCCTTCCCATGCTTGCGGTTGATGTAGCTGGGGATGTTGTCCATCGGGCCGGGGCGGTACAGCGCCACGACCGCGATGATGTCCTCGAACCGGTCGGGCTGAAGCTTGCGCAGCACGTCGCGCATGCCCGAACTTTCAAGCTGGAACACGCCGGTCGCATCGCCGCGGCTCAGCATCTTGAATGTCTTCGCATCCTCCAGCGGGATCGTCGCCAGGTCGATCTCCACGCCGCGCGCGCGGATCAGCCGCTCCGCCATCGCCAGGACGGAGAGCGTCTTCAGCCCAAGGAAGTCGAACTTAACCAGCCCCGCCGATTCGACATATTTCATGTTGAACTGGGTGACCGGCATGTCGGAGCGCGGATCGCGGTACAGCGGCACCAGCTCGTCCAGCGGCCGGTCGCCGATCACCACGCCGGCGGCATGGGTGGAGGCGTGGCGGTACAGCCCTTCCAGCTTCAGCCCCATGGAGATCATCTGGCCGACGGTCTGGTCCTCGTCGCGCTGGCGCTGCAGTTCCGGCTCGCCGGCAATGGCCTCGGCCAGCGTTACCGGGTTGGCTGGATTGTTCGGCACCAGCTTGCAGATACGGTCCACCTGGCCATAGGGCAATTGCAGGACCCGCCCGACATCGCGCAGCACCGCGCGGGCCTGCAGCTTACCGAAGGTGATGATCTGCGCGACCTTGTCGGTGCCGTATTTGCGCTGCACGTAGCGGATGACCTCGTCACGCCGCTCCTGACAGAAATCGATATCGAAGTCAGGCATGGAGACACGTTCGGGATTCAGGAACCGCTCGAACAGCAGGTTCCAGCGCAACGGGTCAAGATCGGTGATGGTCAGCGCCCAGGCGACCACCGAACCGGCACCCGAACCGCGGCCCGGCCCGACCGGAATCCCCTCGTCCTTCGCCCATTGGATGAAGTCGGCGACGATCAGGAAGTAGCCCGGAAAGCCCATCTGGTTGATCACGTTCAGCTCGAAATCGAGCCGTTCGCGATAGGGTTTCGCCGCCGCCTCGCGGGCCGCCTCGTCCATCTCCGGCGTGAAGACATGCACCGGCAGCCGCCGGTCCAGCCCGGCCATGGCCTGCACGCGCAGTTCGCTGGCCTCGTCCCGGCCCTCGCCGGTATCGTAGGGCGGCAGGATTGGCGCGATCTTCTCCGGAAAATAGGCGCAGCGGCGGGCGATCTGAACGGTGTTATCGACAGCCTCCGGCAGATCGGCGAACAGCGCGCGCATCTCGGCGGCTGATTTGAAGCGATGCTCCGGCGTCAGGCGGCGGCGCTTCTCCTCGACGACATAGGTGCCCTCGGCGATGCACAGCAAGGCATCATGCGCCTCGTACATCGCCTCATTGGCAAAGAAGCAGTCGTTGGTGGCGACCAGCGGCAGATCCTGCGCATAGGCAAGTTCCAGCAAGGCCCCTTCGATGCGGCGCTCGGCATTCAGTCCATGGCGCATCAGCTCGACATAGAGCCGGCCGGGGAAGAGTTCCGCCAGCCGCTTCATCAACGCGGTCGCGGCGTCGCGCTGGCTTTCCAGCAGCAACCGGCCGACCGGCCCCGCCGGGCCGCCGGTGAAACACAGCAGTCCGGCATTGTGGGCCTCCAGATCGGCGAAGGCGATCTGTGGCAGTTCGCCGGTCGGCGTCTCCAGGAAGGATTTGCTGACCAGCTTCATCAGGTTGCGGTAGCCGGCCTCTTCCTGCACCAGCAGCACCAGCTGGTCGGGCGGCGGTGTCGTGTGGCCGTTGCCATTGCCGTTTGGCATACGGGGATCGACCTTCTGCTCACGGCGCAGATTGACCTGGCAGCCGATGATCGGCTGCACGCCCGCCCCGGTCGCGGCGCCGGCAAACTCCAGCGCGCCGAACATGTTGGCGGTGTCGGTGACGGCCACGGCCGGCATCCGGTGCTCCTGGCAGAGCCCCACCAGTTCCTTGATTTTCAGCGCGCCTTCCGACAGCGAATAGGCGGAATGGACGCGCAGATGGACGAAATCGGCATGACTGGACATGGAGACATGATTCCACGCCAGCGCGCCCCGGTCATCCGGAACAGGATGCGAACATATAGGTTATCCCCAGAAGCCGCATACCAGATATTGCTGTTTTTAGTGCCAACCGATCATCGGCAGTTGTGGCGGCGGCATGATCGCCAGGGGTAGTCGCGCAGCCGGCGGCCTGTACGGAACCAGCGCCAGATTCTGTGGCTGGTACGGCACCAGCGCCATCTGTTGCGGGCCTTGTGGTGGCGCGACATAAGGGACCATCTGGCCGTTGCCCGGCGCTTGGTACGGCACGAGGGCCATTTGCTGTGGCACCTGAGGCGGCGGCTGGTAGAGGACAAGTTGATGTCCTTGTGGCAGGGCAAGTTGGTTACGCAGACCGCCACCATGTCCGAATCGCGTGCCAAGACCATAGGCCGTTCTAAAGCGATTTTCTGAAGAATTCGGCCCGGCGATGGTCCGATATTCCTCCGCATTGTTGAAAGCTGGAATCGGTGCCGGACCGGAGCGTGACCTGCCACGCATGATACGTTTGGCATGCAGTAACTCGTGCGCCAACGTCAGGAACAAAGGCGTAGTCAAGGGTTGTCCGGTCGTAGCGTTGACGGCAAACGCTCCGGAATCGTCAAGATTGGGATCGATTGCAACGATCGCGGCGGAGCCTTGCGGCACGCCGCCATTCAACGGCGGCAGCGTCCCCCCATTTAGGTCCATATTGGCGCGCGCGCCAACAACAGCGCCGATATAGGCATTAACATCGAATCCATTCTGCCTAATAAACGGCACAGGATCGGCGAAAGTTAGCCCAGGAGAATTACCGCCATGTACGGGGGGCGGCAGAATAGGCGGATTCCCAACCTGGAACCCCCTTGCCCCCGGTTGCGTCTGGCGGTTGAGAGCGACCTGCTGCTGCATCAGGGTCAACGCCTGCTGCGTCCGTGGCGTCAACGGCACCAGTCGAACCGTTTGCGGACTGTTCAACAGCTTGCGGATCAGCTTTCGCCCTTCCGGCGTCTCTAACAGCACCGCAAGGCTGCTTAGCATGCGGGCACGAAAATTCGGTACGGTCTGTCGGACTCCGGTTTGAATCAAACGGCCGTAATCCGTCGCGTCAATGATCACCCTCCCCTGACCGCCTACAAGCATTCCCCATAGTTGCTGTGCCTCGCCATTCCCGTCGTTAAGTGCATAGATTTGATCTGTCGCGCCGGTGGTCGCGATGATCCGCTGATGCTCGGCACGAACCTGGTCCAATAGGTCGAGCAAAATGTCACGGTCCATATGCTGAATGTTTGTTACCAGCCAGCGATGCAGCGAATCGCGAATCTGGCTCAGCATCTGCAGCCGCTGATAGGTGGGAATTCTTGCGCAGAAGCGATTGTAACGCGTGACCAATCCAACGATGGCCGTCAGTGACTGCGACTGGCCATTTAAGGCAGCAAAACCGCCAGGAGCGTTAATCTGGCGTTGGAGGACCCCAGGCCGGCCCGTCCTGCTGAGCATGCGCAGCATGATCCTGCTCCCTGACTTTCCGACAGGGTAGCAAGGGCTGTGATTTAATGCACGCTATAAGTGTATCTAGCGGCTGTATTCCACAACCAGCCCGTCGCGCATTTCCAGAATGCGGTCCATTCGGGCTGCGAGGTCGAGATTGTGGGTGGCGATCAGCGCACCCAGCCTAACCGCCCGGCAGATCCGCGTCAGATGGGCGAACACGTCCTCGGCGGTGTGCGGGTCGAGATTGCCGGTCGGTTCGTCGGCCAGCAGCAGCTTCGGCACGTTGGCCATGGCGCGCACGATGGCGACCCGCTGTTGTTCGCCACCGGACAGCCGCGCCGGACGGTGATCCTCGCGCTCGGCCAGCCCGACCATGGCCAGCAGCTCGTGCGCCCTGTCCACCGCCTCCTTGCGGCTGAGGCCGGCGATAAGCTGCGGCAGCACGACATTCTCCAGCGCGGAGAATTCCGGCAGCAGGTGATGGAACTGATAGACGAAACCGATCGAGTGGCGGCGCATCTCGGTGCGCGCAGCGTCGCCCATGCGCCCGCAGGAATGGCCGCCGATCAGCACCTCGCCGGAGGTTGGGCGTTCCAGCAGGCCGGCGATCTGCAGCAGCGTCGATTTGCCGGCGCCGGACGGCCCGACCAGCGCCACCATCTCCCCCGGCTGCACCGTAAGATTGACGCCGCGCAGCACCTCAAGCGGTCGCCCGGCCTGCTCGAACCGGCGGATTACTCCATTCAGCGCCAGAGCCGGCATATCGGCAGCGGCCTCACTCATAGCGCAGGGCCTCCACCGGGTCCTGCCGCGCCGCGCGCCAGGCCGGATAGATCGTCGCCAGGAAGGACAGGATCAGCGCCATCAGCACCACGGTGACCACCTCGCCGCTATCCACCTTCGCCGGCAGGCGCGACAGGAAATAGATCTCCGCCGAGAACAGCTCGGTCCCGGTCAGGAACTCGACGCCCTTCCGGATGCTCTCGATGTTCAGGCAGAACACCAGCCCCAGCACGAAGCCGGCCAGCGTGCCGACCACGCCGATGGAGGCCCCCGTCATGAAGAAGATGCGCATGATCATGCCCTTGGACGCGCCCATGGTGCGCAGCACGGCGATGTCCCTGCCCTTGTCCTTCACCAGCATGATCATGCTGGAGATGATGTTGAAGGCGGCCACCAGGATGATCAGCGTCAGGATCAGGAACATGACGTTGCGTTCCACCTGGATCGCAGTGAAGAAGCTGGAATTGGCCTGCTGCCAGTCATACAGCCGCTTGCCCGGCCCGATGGCGGTGGAGATCGCCTCGCGGATGTCGCGCACCGCGTCCGGATCGTCGAGCAATATATCGATGCCGGTCACTGCGTCGCCCAGCCGGAAGAAGGTCTGCGCCGCGTCCATCGGCATATAGACGAAACTGTTGTCGTATTCGTACATGCCGACCTCGAACAGGGCGGCGATCTTGTAGGATTTCAATCGCGGGATCGAGCCGAAGGCGGTCGGGTTCGATTGCGGGCTGATCAGGGTGATCTGGTTGCCGACCGTCAGATTCATGCGCTGCGCCATGCGCGTGCCGATCATCACCGCGTCATTGCCCTCGAACGCGTCAAGCGATCCCGCCATGATGGCGTCCGACAGCAGCGCGCGGCGCTGCACATCCTCGCGCCGCATGCCCTTCACCAGCGCGCCGGAGGCCACGCCATTGGCGGTCGCCATCACCTGCCCCTCGACCTGCGGGAAGGCCATCGCCACGCCCTCGACCAGCCGCACTTGATCGACCATGCCGGCATAGCCGGGCAGCGGCCCCTGCTGCGCGAAGATCGTCAGATGGCCGTTCACACCGAGGATGCGGCCCAGCAGCTCCGCCCGGAAGCCGTTCATCACCGACATGACGATGATCAGCGTCGCCACGCCAAGCGCAATGCCCAGCAGCGAGAACCCCGCGATGACCGAGATGAACCCCTCCTGCCGGCGCGCGCGCAGATAGCGGAAGGCGACCATGCGCTCAAAGGCGGAGAAGATCATACGGACGGCCTCAACCGATCAGCTTCGACAGGGCGGAATCGATGGAGAGTTCCTGCTTCTCGCCGGTGCGGCGATTCTTGATCTCGACGACGCCGTTCTGGATGCCGCGCGGACCGACAATGAGCTGCCAGGGCAGGCCGATGAGGTCCATGGTGGCGAGCTTCGGGCCCGGCCGGTCGTCGCGGTCGTCATACAGTACCTCGACGCCGGCGGCGTTCAGCTTGGCATAGAGATCGTCGCACACGCGGGTGCAGTCGGCATCGCCGGCCTTCAGATTGACCAGCCCGACCTTGAAGGGCGCCACCGATTCCGGCCAGATGATGCCGGCCTCGTCATGGCTGGCCTCGATGATGCCGCCAACCAGACGCGACACGCCAATGCCGTAGCTGCCCATATGCACCGGGCCGGTCGAGCCGTCGGGCATCTGCACCTCGGCCTTAAGCGGCTCGGAATATTTGCTGGCGAAATAGAAGATGTGGCCGACCTCGATGCCGCGCGTCTCGATCAGCTCGGCAGCCGGCACCGGGCAGTCCGCCGGCACATGCTTCTCGTCGGTGGCGGCGTACAGGCTGGTGAACTTGTCCACCACCGGCTGCAGGTCGCCCTCGA
It encodes the following:
- the dnaE gene encoding DNA polymerase III subunit alpha, which gives rise to MSSHADFVHLRVHSAYSLSEGALKIKELVGLCQEHRMPAVAVTDTANMFGALEFAGAATGAGVQPIIGCQVNLRREQKVDPRMPNGNGNGHTTPPPDQLVLLVQEEAGYRNLMKLVSKSFLETPTGELPQIAFADLEAHNAGLLCFTGGPAGPVGRLLLESQRDAATALMKRLAELFPGRLYVELMRHGLNAERRIEGALLELAYAQDLPLVATNDCFFANEAMYEAHDALLCIAEGTYVVEEKRRRLTPEHRFKSAAEMRALFADLPEAVDNTVQIARRCAYFPEKIAPILPPYDTGEGRDEASELRVQAMAGLDRRLPVHVFTPEMDEAAREAAAKPYRERLDFELNVINQMGFPGYFLIVADFIQWAKDEGIPVGPGRGSGAGSVVAWALTITDLDPLRWNLLFERFLNPERVSMPDFDIDFCQERRDEVIRYVQRKYGTDKVAQIITFGKLQARAVLRDVGRVLQLPYGQVDRICKLVPNNPANPVTLAEAIAGEPELQRQRDEDQTVGQMISMGLKLEGLYRHASTHAAGVVIGDRPLDELVPLYRDPRSDMPVTQFNMKYVESAGLVKFDFLGLKTLSVLAMAERLIRARGVEIDLATIPLEDAKTFKMLSRGDATGVFQLESSGMRDVLRKLQPDRFEDIIAVVALYRPGPMDNIPSYINRKHGKEAPDYLYPSLETILNETYGIMIYQEQVMQIAQVLSGYSLGSADLLRRAMGKKIKEEMDDQRKLFVDGAVERGVPANKASDIFDQVAKFAGYGFNKSHAAAYALVAYQTAYLKANYPVEFLAASMTFDMGNTDKLNVFRQELQRLDIGLLPPDINRSEVVFSVERAKPEDKGAIRYALAAVKNVGAQAMGLVVEERRQAGPFKSLGDFAQRADPRSLNKRQLENLVASGAFDGLEKNRAKLYEGLETLLRHASAAAQDRTSSQVSLFAGAANETPTIPLRERPDWPIMEKLQYEFDALGFYLSAHPLDAYGTSLQRIEVVESANLLPLLAASGGSKRVKLAGNLVSKQERMSKSGNRFAFVTLTDRAGVFEVTLFSEILATSRELIESGQPLLVTADARAEGESYRLLANAIEPLDRAVANAVTGLKVFLRDEAPLTHLKTLFQSQGQGRGRVRFVLDIEEQEVELVLPGSYQINAGMRAAIKSIPGIVDVRDI
- a CDS encoding M91 family zinc metallopeptidase encodes the protein MLRMLSRTGRPGVLQRQINAPGGFAALNGQSQSLTAIVGLVTRYNRFCARIPTYQRLQMLSQIRDSLHRWLVTNIQHMDRDILLDLLDQVRAEHQRIIATTGATDQIYALNDGNGEAQQLWGMLVGGQGRVIIDATDYGRLIQTGVRQTVPNFRARMLSSLAVLLETPEGRKLIRKLLNSPQTVRLVPLTPRTQQALTLMQQQVALNRQTQPGARGFQVGNPPILPPPVHGGNSPGLTFADPVPFIRQNGFDVNAYIGAVVGARANMDLNGGTLPPLNGGVPQGSAAIVAIDPNLDDSGAFAVNATTGQPLTTPLFLTLAHELLHAKRIMRGRSRSGPAPIPAFNNAEEYRTIAGPNSSENRFRTAYGLGTRFGHGGGLRNQLALPQGHQLVLYQPPPQVPQQMALVPYQAPGNGQMVPYVAPPQGPQQMALVPYQPQNLALVPYRPPAARLPLAIMPPPQLPMIGWH
- a CDS encoding lipoprotein-releasing ABC transporter permease subunit, whose product is MIFSAFERMVAFRYLRARRQEGFISVIAGFSLLGIALGVATLIIVMSVMNGFRAELLGRILGVNGHLTIFAQQGPLPGYAGMVDQVRLVEGVAMAFPQVEGQVMATANGVASGALVKGMRREDVQRRALLSDAIMAGSLDAFEGNDAVMIGTRMAQRMNLTVGNQITLISPQSNPTAFGSIPRLKSYKIAALFEVGMYEYDNSFVYMPMDAAQTFFRLGDAVTGIDILLDDPDAVRDIREAISTAIGPGKRLYDWQQANSSFFTAIQVERNVMFLILTLIILVAAFNIISSMIMLVKDKGRDIAVLRTMGASKGMIMRIFFMTGASIGVVGTLAGFVLGLVFCLNIESIRKGVEFLTGTELFSAEIYFLSRLPAKVDSGEVVTVVLMALILSFLATIYPAWRAARQDPVEALRYE
- a CDS encoding ABC transporter ATP-binding protein, coding for MSEAAADMPALALNGVIRRFEQAGRPLEVLRGVNLTVQPGEMVALVGPSGAGKSTLLQIAGLLERPTSGEVLIGGHSCGRMGDAARTEMRRHSIGFVYQFHHLLPEFSALENVVLPQLIAGLSRKEAVDRAHELLAMVGLAEREDHRPARLSGGEQQRVAIVRAMANVPKLLLADEPTGNLDPHTAEDVFAHLTRICRAVRLGALIATHNLDLAARMDRILEMRDGLVVEYSR